Proteins co-encoded in one Paracoccus sediminicola genomic window:
- a CDS encoding SulP family inorganic anion transporter: MKLRFARYLPVLTWGRQYDRSALTNDLVAAVIVTIMLIPQSLAYALLAGLPPEAGIYASIAPILLYAVFGTSRALAVGPVAVVSLLTASAVGQVAEQGTAGYAVAALTLAGLSGGFLLLLGVFRLGFLANFLSHPVIAGFITASGILIATSQLKHILGIEAGGHTLIEMVGALLSHLGQINPITVVIGVTATAFLFWVRKGLKPLLRRMGAGPLLADIVTKAGPVAAVVVTTLAVWVLDLEGRGVSIVGEVPQALPPLTLPGFAPDLIRQLAIPAILISIIGFVESISVAQTLAAKKRQRIDPNQELIGLGAANLGAAFTGGYPVTGGFARSVVNFDAGAETPAAGAFTAIGLAIAALALTPLVYYLPNATLAATIVVAVLSLVDFSILKRTWSYSRADFTAVAATIFLTLTLGVEIGVASGVILSIALHLYKTSKPHVAEVGLVPGTNHFRNINRHEVETDAHVLTLRVDESLYFVNARFLEDLIQDRVVDGGALRHVILMCSAVNEIDYSALESLEAINHRLTDLGVGLHLSEVKGPVMDRLKTTHFLDQLNGRVFLSQHDAWKALAQPLADPAKAAE, from the coding sequence ATGAAGCTACGATTTGCCCGTTATCTGCCGGTCCTTACATGGGGCCGACAGTATGATCGATCCGCGCTGACGAACGATCTCGTCGCGGCGGTGATCGTGACGATCATGCTGATCCCGCAGTCGCTCGCCTATGCGCTTCTGGCAGGCTTGCCGCCAGAGGCGGGAATCTACGCCTCGATCGCACCGATCCTCCTCTACGCGGTCTTCGGCACCTCACGCGCGCTCGCGGTTGGGCCTGTGGCAGTGGTCTCGCTTCTGACAGCCTCCGCCGTCGGTCAGGTCGCCGAGCAGGGCACGGCGGGCTATGCCGTCGCCGCGCTGACGCTTGCGGGGCTTTCCGGGGGCTTCCTGTTGCTGCTCGGCGTCTTCCGCTTGGGGTTTCTGGCCAATTTCCTCAGCCACCCGGTGATCGCGGGATTCATCACCGCGTCCGGCATCCTGATCGCGACGAGTCAGCTCAAGCATATCCTCGGGATCGAGGCGGGCGGCCATACGCTGATCGAGATGGTCGGCGCGCTTCTGTCACATCTGGGGCAGATCAACCCGATAACGGTGGTCATAGGCGTCACGGCGACGGCATTTCTTTTCTGGGTGCGCAAGGGACTGAAGCCGCTCCTGCGCAGGATGGGCGCAGGTCCGCTTCTGGCCGACATCGTCACCAAGGCTGGCCCCGTGGCGGCGGTCGTGGTGACGACGCTCGCGGTATGGGTCCTTGATCTTGAAGGCCGAGGCGTCTCCATCGTCGGCGAGGTGCCGCAGGCCCTGCCGCCGCTGACCCTTCCGGGTTTCGCGCCCGACCTGATCCGTCAACTGGCGATCCCGGCAATCCTGATCTCCATCATCGGCTTCGTGGAATCCATTTCCGTCGCGCAGACGCTCGCCGCCAAGAAACGCCAGCGCATCGACCCGAACCAGGAACTCATCGGCCTCGGCGCCGCCAACCTCGGTGCGGCCTTCACCGGCGGCTATCCTGTCACCGGTGGCTTCGCGCGTTCGGTCGTGAACTTCGATGCGGGCGCCGAGACACCGGCCGCCGGCGCTTTCACGGCGATCGGCCTCGCGATTGCGGCGCTCGCCCTGACGCCGCTGGTCTATTACCTGCCCAACGCGACGTTGGCCGCAACAATCGTCGTCGCCGTGCTCAGCCTCGTCGATTTCTCTATTCTGAAGAGGACTTGGTCCTATTCGCGCGCCGACTTCACAGCGGTCGCGGCAACGATCTTCCTGACCCTGACCCTGGGCGTCGAGATTGGCGTTGCCTCAGGTGTGATCCTGTCCATCGCGCTACACCTTTACAAGACGTCGAAGCCCCATGTCGCCGAGGTCGGGCTCGTTCCCGGCACGAACCACTTCCGCAATATCAACCGGCACGAGGTCGAGACCGATGCGCATGTCCTCACCCTGCGCGTGGACGAGAGCCTCTACTTCGTAAATGCCCGGTTTCTCGAGGATCTGATCCAGGATCGCGTGGTCGACGGCGGCGCTCTGCGCCACGTGATCCTCATGTGCTCCGCGGTGAACGAGATCGATTACTCGGCCCTCGAGAGCCTGGAGGCGATCAATCACCGGCTCACGGATCTGGGGGTCGGACTGCACCTCTCGGAAGTGAAGGGTCCGGTGATGGACCGCCTCAAGACCACACACTTCCTCGACCAGCTCAACGGACGCGTCTTCCTGTCCCAGCACGACGCCTGGAAGGCGCTTGCCCAACCACTGGCCGACCCGGCCAAAGCCGCAGAATGA
- a CDS encoding bifunctional protein tyrosine phosphatase family protein/NAD(P)/FAD-dependent oxidoreductase codes for MELKKISPKATVSPQIAAMDMAAIKAAGYRAIICNRPDGEGADQPSFEEIEAAAKAEGIETRYVPVESGMVTDQDVAAFGQALAEVQRPVLAYCRTGTRSATLWSLHEAKRRPVSEILAMTKAAGYDMNGVARRVANGGKTPTDTGDAHYKVVIVGAGAGGIAVAASLKSRKPGLEIAIIDPAEIHYYQPGWTMVGGGIFEAQETAKTMGSLIPKGVKWIKAAVAAFEPQNNAIILDGCRVVKYDRLVVCPGLKLDWGKVEGLVDTLGRNGVTSNYRYDLAPYTWQLVQEMRGGTALFTQPPMPIKCAGAPQKAMYLSADHWHRSGRLKDIDIHFCNAGGVLFGVKDYVPALMEYVKKYDATLDFFHNLVAVDGPAKTATFEVKEAEREPRRVELAFDMMHVCPPQTAPDFIRVSPLADPAGWVDVDQATLRHKSFDNIWALGDVMNAPNAKTAAAARKQAPTVAENIVADIAGHSAVAQYDGYGSCPLTVERGKIVLAEFGYGGAVKPSFPSFVIDGTKPSRAAWFLKEKMLPPIYWQAMLRGREWMAKPEKLETAAK; via the coding sequence ATGGAACTGAAAAAGATTTCGCCGAAAGCTACGGTGTCCCCGCAGATCGCAGCCATGGACATGGCCGCGATCAAGGCTGCAGGCTATCGTGCGATCATCTGCAATCGCCCCGATGGGGAAGGCGCTGACCAGCCAAGCTTCGAAGAGATCGAGGCCGCTGCCAAGGCCGAGGGAATCGAGACGCGCTACGTCCCGGTTGAGTCGGGGATGGTGACCGATCAGGACGTTGCTGCCTTCGGCCAGGCGCTGGCAGAGGTGCAACGCCCGGTCCTGGCCTACTGCCGGACCGGCACACGCTCGGCGACACTCTGGTCGCTGCACGAGGCGAAAAGGCGACCCGTCTCCGAGATCCTCGCCATGACGAAGGCGGCAGGCTATGACATGAACGGTGTCGCGCGCCGCGTCGCCAACGGCGGCAAGACCCCGACCGATACCGGCGATGCGCACTACAAAGTGGTCATCGTCGGCGCGGGTGCCGGCGGCATCGCAGTCGCGGCAAGCCTCAAGTCGCGCAAGCCCGGCCTCGAGATCGCGATCATCGATCCCGCCGAAATTCACTATTACCAGCCCGGCTGGACGATGGTCGGCGGCGGCATATTCGAGGCACAGGAAACCGCCAAGACAATGGGCAGCCTGATCCCGAAAGGGGTCAAGTGGATCAAGGCCGCGGTCGCGGCCTTCGAGCCGCAGAACAACGCGATCATCCTCGATGGTTGCCGTGTCGTGAAATACGATCGTCTCGTCGTCTGTCCCGGTCTCAAGCTCGACTGGGGCAAGGTCGAAGGCCTTGTCGATACGCTCGGCCGAAACGGGGTGACCTCGAACTATCGCTACGACCTGGCGCCCTACACCTGGCAACTGGTGCAGGAGATGCGCGGCGGCACCGCGCTCTTCACCCAGCCGCCGATGCCAATCAAATGCGCCGGCGCGCCGCAGAAGGCGATGTATCTCTCGGCCGACCACTGGCATCGGTCCGGTCGTCTCAAGGACATCGACATCCACTTCTGCAACGCGGGCGGCGTGCTCTTTGGCGTGAAGGACTACGTGCCGGCACTGATGGAATACGTGAAGAAGTACGACGCGACGCTGGACTTCTTCCACAATCTCGTGGCGGTCGACGGGCCGGCGAAGACGGCCACCTTCGAGGTCAAGGAGGCCGAGAGGGAGCCCCGCCGCGTCGAGTTGGCGTTCGACATGATGCATGTCTGCCCGCCGCAGACAGCGCCGGACTTCATTCGCGTCTCGCCGCTGGCCGATCCGGCGGGCTGGGTCGACGTTGACCAGGCGACGCTGCGCCACAAGAGCTTCGACAACATCTGGGCGCTTGGCGACGTGATGAACGCACCCAATGCCAAGACTGCGGCAGCGGCGCGGAAACAGGCGCCGACCGTTGCCGAGAACATCGTCGCCGACATCGCCGGACACTCGGCCGTGGCGCAATACGACGGCTATGGCTCGTGCCCGCTGACGGTCGAGCGCGGCAAGATCGTGCTCGCGGAGTTTGGGTACGGAGGGGCGGTGAAGCCGAGTTTCCCGTCCTTCGTGATCGACGGAACGAAGCCAAGCCGCGCCGCGTGGTTCCTCAAGGAAAAGATGCTGCCGCCGATCTACTGGCAGGCGATGCTCCGGGGCCGCGAATGGATGGCAAAGCCCGAAAAGCTCGAGACCGCGGCCAAATAA
- a CDS encoding MBL fold metallo-hydrolase gives MTIPYSKSSSRGPGSPDVVGFYDEASGSCQYICIDPATKKCALIDVVLDFNPARARTSTESADWALDWIEREGLTLEWILDTHPHADHLMAAAYLKQKTGAPNAIGEKVREIAGLWRDFYNTPGAFDPEADFDRLLADGDTFRIGDLDLHVMLSPGHTLGSITYVVGDAVFAHDTFMQPDSGTARADFPGGSAAMLYDSLMAILALPDEFRIFIGHDYGAEGRDDPAWESTVAEQKASNKHLGGGVEKDDYVKVREERDATLNLPDRMLHALQVNLRGGRLPEPEADGNSYFKIPANRF, from the coding sequence ATGACAATCCCATATTCGAAAAGTTCATCCCGTGGGCCTGGAAGCCCGGATGTCGTTGGTTTCTACGACGAAGCTTCAGGAAGTTGCCAATATATCTGCATCGACCCGGCAACGAAAAAATGCGCACTGATCGACGTGGTTCTCGACTTCAACCCGGCCCGCGCCCGCACCTCGACCGAGTCTGCCGACTGGGCGCTCGACTGGATTGAGCGCGAGGGTCTGACGCTCGAATGGATCCTCGACACGCACCCTCATGCCGACCACCTGATGGCCGCGGCGTATCTCAAGCAGAAGACCGGCGCGCCGAACGCCATAGGCGAGAAGGTTCGGGAAATCGCGGGGCTCTGGCGCGACTTCTACAACACGCCGGGCGCATTCGACCCGGAGGCCGATTTCGACCGGCTTCTTGCCGACGGCGACACGTTCCGCATCGGCGATCTTGACCTGCACGTGATGCTCTCGCCAGGCCACACGCTGGGATCGATCACTTATGTGGTCGGCGATGCTGTCTTCGCCCATGATACGTTCATGCAGCCCGACAGCGGCACCGCGCGCGCAGACTTCCCCGGCGGATCGGCGGCCATGCTCTACGACTCGCTGATGGCGATCCTGGCGCTGCCCGATGAGTTCCGGATCTTCATCGGACACGACTACGGCGCGGAAGGCCGCGACGACCCGGCGTGGGAAAGCACGGTGGCCGAGCAGAAAGCCTCGAACAAACATCTGGGCGGCGGCGTCGAAAAGGACGACTACGTCAAGGTGCGCGAGGAACGCGACGCGACGCTCAACCTGCCCGACAGGATGCTCCACGCGCTCCAAGTCAACCTTCGAGGCGGTCGACTACCGGAACCGGAGGCTGATGGAAACAGCT
- a CDS encoding bacterioferritin, whose amino-acid sequence MSNNATVENLNKALQMEMSAAHQYQLHAHVLDDWGLNLLADKMREEQAEEIGHSDLFIERIMFLKGTPEIAFAKSPKRAETLPDMFKADLADEEEAIEFYLSAARQAYEANDVGSRMLFERIAMDEEGHKAWLELQLELIERIGDRAYSAKMVSIIQDEDPST is encoded by the coding sequence ATGTCGAACAACGCAACGGTGGAGAACCTGAACAAGGCGCTTCAAATGGAAATGAGCGCCGCGCATCAGTATCAATTGCACGCGCATGTCCTCGACGATTGGGGCCTCAATTTGCTGGCAGACAAGATGCGTGAGGAACAGGCAGAGGAAATCGGACACTCCGACCTGTTCATCGAGCGCATCATGTTCCTGAAAGGAACGCCCGAGATTGCTTTCGCAAAATCGCCCAAGCGCGCGGAAACCCTGCCGGATATGTTCAAGGCCGACCTTGCCGATGAAGAGGAGGCCATTGAATTCTATCTCAGCGCGGCCCGACAAGCCTATGAGGCCAACGATGTCGGATCGCGCATGCTCTTCGAAAGGATCGCCATGGATGAAGAAGGCCATAAGGCCTGGTTGGAGCTGCAACTGGAGTTGATCGAACGCATCGGCGACCGGGCGTACAGCGCGAAAATGGTGTCAATCATTCAAGACGAAGACCCATCCACTTGA